From the Priestia koreensis genome, one window contains:
- the thiO gene encoding glycine oxidase ThiO produces MKRNYDVVVVGGGVIGCSIAYHLSKSGVKVAVLEKQTIGCEASCAAAGILGAQAEIDEEGPLLEFALEGRERFKELAGELKSITGVDIELVQEGVLKTATTELEAITLQNKVKQHRRWDQNVSWLNQNDVLQYEPHLSPTLHGAMYIPNDGQIMPKKLVEAFHKGCIYYGVDFYEETNVQKLLISEYKAYGVEIEGEAIYGEKIVIATGAYANQFLKECSPSVNVFPVKGECLCVQSEKPLLSKTIFLEEGFYLVPKSNHRIFIGATKLPHVFQKKVSLGGVASLIAKAEQLLPSIKEASLIDYWAGLRPQTDDGYPYLGEHPTVKSLFMACGHFRNGILLSAITGEVMASLIKDNEMNPVYRQAFSIERLDQTVR; encoded by the coding sequence ATGAAGCGAAACTATGACGTGGTTGTTGTTGGTGGTGGGGTAATTGGTTGTTCAATCGCTTATCACTTGTCCAAATCTGGAGTAAAGGTAGCGGTTCTTGAAAAGCAAACGATTGGTTGTGAGGCTTCTTGCGCAGCTGCCGGTATTTTAGGAGCACAGGCAGAAATTGATGAAGAAGGACCACTATTGGAATTCGCGTTAGAAGGACGAGAACGATTTAAAGAGCTTGCTGGTGAATTGAAATCCATAACAGGTGTTGATATTGAACTTGTTCAAGAAGGGGTGTTAAAAACAGCAACGACCGAGCTCGAAGCGATTACCTTACAAAATAAGGTGAAACAGCACAGGCGCTGGGATCAGAATGTTTCTTGGTTGAACCAAAACGATGTCTTACAGTATGAGCCGCATCTCTCACCTACTTTACACGGGGCTATGTACATTCCAAATGATGGTCAAATTATGCCTAAGAAGTTAGTAGAGGCATTTCACAAGGGGTGTATTTACTACGGAGTAGATTTTTATGAAGAAACCAACGTTCAAAAGCTTCTTATCAGTGAATATAAAGCCTACGGAGTAGAAATAGAGGGTGAGGCTATTTACGGAGAAAAGATTGTTATTGCCACTGGTGCGTACGCCAATCAATTTCTAAAAGAATGTTCACCTAGCGTCAATGTTTTCCCTGTAAAAGGCGAGTGTTTATGTGTGCAGAGTGAGAAGCCTCTGCTTTCTAAAACCATTTTTTTAGAGGAAGGGTTTTATTTAGTACCAAAATCAAATCATCGTATTTTCATTGGCGCGACAAAGCTTCCACATGTGTTTCAAAAAAAGGTTTCTCTTGGCGGAGTCGCTTCCTTAATTGCGAAAGCAGAGCAACTTCTGCCTTCTATTAAGGAGGCGAGCTTAATTGATTATTGGGCTGGTCTTCGTCCACAGACGGATGATGGTTATCCGTATTTAGGAGAGCATCCGACAGTAAAAAGCTTGTTTATGGCGTGTGGACATTTTCGAAATGGAATTTTACTTAGTGCGATTACGGGTGAAGTGATGGCTTCCTTAATAAAAGATAATGAGATGAACCCCGTCTATCGACAAGCTTTTTCGATTGAGAGACTAGATCAAACGGTGAGGTGA
- the thiS gene encoding sulfur carrier protein ThiS, with protein sequence MNVKINGEDVKLHSSIETVQELLTFYEFEKRVVIVEVNADILQKGQHDQTILKDGDHIEIVSFVGGG encoded by the coding sequence GTGAACGTGAAAATTAATGGTGAAGATGTAAAGCTTCATTCATCTATTGAAACGGTTCAAGAACTGCTAACATTTTATGAATTTGAAAAACGAGTTGTTATTGTAGAAGTAAACGCAGACATTTTACAAAAAGGTCAACATGACCAAACAATCTTAAAAGACGGCGATCATATTGAAATCGTCTCATTTGTAGGAGGAGGATGA
- a CDS encoding thiazole synthase — MLKIGPYEFQSRLLLGTGKFGDFATKKKAVEESGTEILTFAVRRMNIFEKNQPNFLEEIDVNRYTLLPNTAGAKTAEEAVRIAKLAKASGLCDMVKVEVIGCDKTLLPDPVETLKASEQLLNEGFIVLPYTSDDVVLARKLQELGVHAIMPGASPIGTGQGIINPLNLSFIIEQARVPVIVDAGIGSASDVAKAMELGADGVLLNTAVSGAQDPVKMARAMKLGMEAGRASFEAGRIPVKRYASASSPMEGMSMS; from the coding sequence ATGTTAAAAATTGGACCATATGAATTTCAATCACGTTTATTATTAGGCACAGGGAAGTTTGGAGACTTTGCAACTAAAAAGAAGGCAGTAGAGGAATCAGGTACAGAGATTTTAACCTTTGCTGTTAGAAGAATGAATATTTTCGAAAAAAATCAGCCGAACTTCTTAGAAGAGATCGATGTAAACCGATATACGCTTTTACCAAATACAGCGGGAGCTAAGACGGCAGAAGAAGCGGTGCGAATTGCAAAATTAGCAAAAGCATCAGGGTTATGTGATATGGTAAAGGTAGAGGTTATTGGTTGTGACAAAACGTTATTGCCAGACCCTGTTGAAACCTTAAAAGCAAGTGAACAATTATTAAACGAAGGATTTATCGTATTACCATATACGTCAGATGATGTCGTTCTAGCACGTAAACTTCAGGAGCTGGGGGTTCATGCGATTATGCCAGGTGCTTCTCCAATCGGAACGGGCCAAGGAATTATTAATCCGCTAAACTTAAGTTTTATTATTGAGCAGGCTCGTGTTCCAGTGATCGTTGATGCGGGAATAGGCTCAGCCTCAGACGTTGCAAAAGCAATGGAATTAGGGGCGGATGGAGTGCTGCTTAATACAGCTGTGTCAGGCGCACAGGACCCGGTGAAGATGGCTCGTGCAATGAAGCTTGGAATGGAGGCTGGTCGTGCATCATTTGAAGCGGGTAGAATACCTGTAAAACGGTATGCATCTGCAAGCAGTCCGATGGAAGGAATGAGTATGAGTTGA
- a CDS encoding thiazole biosynthesis adenylyltransferase ThiF, whose product MSSERYSRQELFTPIGKSGQEKIVSKHVLIIGAGALGTASAEALVRAGVGTVTIIDRDYVEWSNLQRQQLYTEENAERRTPKAVAAKNRLQEVNSSVNIHAHVMDGNIEELESLITQGVDVIIDATDNFDTRLIINDLAQKHQVPWVYGACVGSYGISYTILPGETPCLSCLLDTVPMGGMTCDTVGIISPAVQMVVSYQVTEVLKLLVEDKASLRKKLVSFDLWKNQHTMIAVDKVKKADCPSCGEHATYPFLAYENQTKTAVLCGRNTVQIRPAEGMKRSLDAIAESLRPHGKLEQNPYLVSLTMDEKRLVVFQDGRAFIHGTNDISEAKTIYYRYLG is encoded by the coding sequence TTGAGCAGTGAGCGTTATTCAAGACAGGAGCTTTTTACGCCAATCGGAAAAAGCGGGCAAGAAAAGATCGTAAGTAAGCACGTGTTAATTATCGGTGCCGGAGCGCTTGGTACAGCAAGTGCTGAAGCTCTTGTTCGTGCCGGTGTAGGCACGGTTACTATTATTGACCGGGATTATGTGGAATGGAGCAATCTGCAGCGTCAGCAGTTGTATACAGAGGAGAATGCTGAACGTCGTACACCAAAGGCGGTGGCAGCAAAAAATCGTCTTCAAGAGGTGAACTCATCTGTGAACATCCATGCTCACGTCATGGATGGCAATATAGAAGAATTAGAGAGCCTCATCACACAAGGTGTGGATGTCATTATTGATGCGACCGATAACTTTGATACAAGGTTGATTATTAACGACTTAGCACAAAAGCATCAAGTACCGTGGGTGTACGGAGCATGTGTTGGTAGTTATGGGATTAGCTATACAATTTTACCAGGTGAGACGCCTTGCTTATCCTGCTTATTAGATACTGTACCAATGGGCGGAATGACGTGCGATACGGTTGGGATTATTTCTCCAGCTGTTCAAATGGTCGTTTCTTATCAAGTAACGGAGGTGCTGAAGCTTCTAGTTGAAGACAAAGCTTCTCTTCGTAAAAAGCTCGTTTCGTTTGATCTATGGAAAAATCAGCATACGATGATTGCGGTTGATAAAGTGAAAAAAGCAGATTGTCCATCATGTGGTGAGCATGCGACATATCCTTTTTTAGCATACGAAAACCAAACAAAGACCGCTGTTTTATGTGGTCGTAACACGGTGCAGATCCGCCCAGCAGAGGGAATGAAGCGCTCATTAGATGCGATAGCAGAGAGCCTTCGTCCTCACGGAAAATTGGAGCAAAATCCGTATTTAGTTTCATTAACAATGGATGAAAAGCGTCTTGTTGTTTTTCAGGATGGTCGAGCCTTTATTCACGGTACGAATGATATCTCAGAGGCCAAAACGATTTATTACCGGTATTTAGGATAG
- the thiD gene encoding bifunctional hydroxymethylpyrimidine kinase/phosphomethylpyrimidine kinase gives MIAKALTIAGSDSGGGAGIQADLKTFQERHVFGMSAITAVTAQNTLGVQGVHPLSIEGIEQQIDSIATDLYPDAVKTGMLFSSEITRAVADKMKHYGFKNIVVDPVMIAKGGSPLLQEEAVEQVKASLLPIASVITPNLPEAEVLTGMKINDLNDRKEAAKVLHSLGVHSVVIKGGHGEEQHKIVDLLFNGRDFIEIDHQRLETKHTHGTGCTFAACVTAELAKGSSIEKAVETASEFVHYAIKHTLEIGGGHGPTNHWAFRTYDQKVVRS, from the coding sequence ATGATTGCAAAGGCATTGACAATTGCAGGATCAGATAGCGGCGGTGGAGCCGGAATTCAGGCTGATTTAAAAACATTTCAAGAGCGCCATGTATTTGGAATGTCTGCGATTACGGCCGTTACGGCCCAAAATACGCTAGGTGTACAAGGGGTACATCCTTTAAGTATTGAAGGAATTGAGCAACAAATTGACTCTATCGCAACAGATTTATATCCGGATGCAGTGAAAACGGGTATGCTATTTAGTTCTGAAATTACGAGAGCTGTAGCTGATAAAATGAAGCATTACGGCTTTAAAAACATCGTTGTTGATCCAGTGATGATCGCCAAAGGAGGATCTCCACTTCTACAAGAGGAAGCCGTTGAGCAGGTAAAAGCATCACTTTTACCGATTGCGTCGGTCATTACGCCAAACCTTCCAGAAGCGGAAGTGCTCACAGGAATGAAAATTAATGATTTAAATGATCGAAAAGAGGCGGCAAAAGTGCTTCATTCACTTGGCGTACATTCTGTTGTTATTAAGGGCGGACACGGTGAAGAACAACATAAAATTGTGGATCTGCTGTTTAACGGTCGCGATTTTATTGAAATTGATCACCAAAGGTTAGAAACGAAGCATACGCATGGAACGGGCTGTACGTTTGCTGCGTGTGTAACGGCAGAACTAGCTAAAGGAAGTTCTATTGAAAAAGCGGTTGAAACAGCATCCGAATTTGTGCACTATGCCATCAAGCATACGCTAGAAATTGGTGGAGGACACGGCCCTACCAACCATTGGGCTTTTCGTACCTATGATCAGAAAGTGGTCAGATCGTAG
- a CDS encoding ABC transporter ATP-binding protein translates to MFSVLKKLGWFFRQHWKRYVVAIILLIIAGVVDVIPPKFIGMAIDEIQAGSLSDGTLWRYMSILGALAAVSYIITYVWMYQLFGGSFLVERLLRKRFMKHLLKMTPTFYEKNRTGDLMARATNDLKAISTTAGFGIMTMVDSSAFMLTILFTMGFLISWKLTFAALLPLPIMALMMNIFGKRIHERFTVAQDAFGVMNDKVLESVSGVRVIRAYVQEEADEHRFDQLTEDIYKKNMEVAKIDALFEPTIKILVGMSYLIGLGYGAYLVFHSEITLGELVSFNVYLGMMIWPMFAIGELINVMQRGNASLDRVNETLSYKADVENATSLAAISEPGVLQFNDVTFQYPSSSIPNLKQLTFTLNKGQTIGIVGKTGSGKTTIIKQLLRQYPLGEGEISISNVDMRKIAIEDIQGWIGYVPQDHILFSKTVRENIAFANKEASAEEVDKAIDLAAFRQDIEHLQDGLNTLVGEKGVALSGGQKQRISIARALLANPEILILDDALSAVDAKTESAIIENIRAEREGKTTFIVTHRLSAVEHADVILVMDEGEVIERGNHQELVKKGGWYAEQYDRQQLRGIEPESGVIA, encoded by the coding sequence ATGTTTTCAGTTTTAAAGAAATTAGGATGGTTTTTTAGGCAACATTGGAAAAGGTATGTCGTTGCGATTATTTTACTAATTATCGCAGGAGTGGTAGATGTTATTCCACCAAAGTTCATTGGGATGGCCATTGACGAAATTCAAGCGGGATCGTTAAGTGATGGAACGCTCTGGCGCTACATGAGTATACTAGGAGCCCTTGCGGCTGTGAGTTATATTATCACCTATGTGTGGATGTATCAGCTATTCGGTGGTTCGTTTCTTGTCGAACGACTACTGCGAAAAAGATTTATGAAGCACTTATTAAAAATGACGCCTACCTTTTACGAAAAAAATCGTACAGGTGATTTAATGGCGCGAGCAACGAACGATTTAAAGGCGATTTCAACGACAGCAGGATTTGGGATTATGACAATGGTCGATTCAAGTGCCTTTATGTTAACCATTTTATTTACGATGGGATTTTTAATTAGCTGGAAGCTAACCTTTGCAGCGCTTCTTCCGCTTCCAATTATGGCTTTAATGATGAATATATTCGGAAAACGAATTCATGAACGCTTTACGGTTGCCCAAGACGCTTTTGGTGTAATGAATGACAAAGTGTTAGAGTCAGTGTCTGGTGTAAGGGTTATTCGTGCTTATGTGCAAGAAGAAGCAGACGAACACCGATTTGATCAACTAACAGAGGATATTTACAAAAAGAATATGGAAGTGGCTAAAATTGATGCGTTATTTGAGCCAACAATTAAAATTCTCGTTGGGATGAGTTATTTAATTGGATTAGGCTACGGGGCGTATCTTGTTTTTCATAGTGAAATTACCCTCGGTGAACTTGTATCGTTTAACGTATATCTTGGGATGATGATTTGGCCAATGTTTGCAATTGGAGAATTAATTAACGTCATGCAACGTGGTAATGCGTCTCTAGATCGCGTAAACGAAACGCTCTCTTACAAGGCAGATGTGGAAAATGCGACGTCGTTAGCAGCTATTTCAGAGCCTGGAGTTCTTCAATTCAATGACGTCACGTTTCAGTATCCATCTTCTTCGATTCCAAATTTAAAGCAGCTAACATTTACGTTAAATAAAGGCCAAACCATCGGAATCGTAGGTAAAACGGGAAGTGGGAAAACAACAATTATTAAACAGTTATTAAGACAATATCCGCTTGGTGAGGGTGAAATTTCGATTTCAAATGTGGATATGAGAAAGATTGCTATTGAAGATATTCAAGGATGGATTGGCTACGTTCCACAGGATCATATTCTTTTCTCAAAAACGGTCAGAGAAAATATTGCCTTTGCAAATAAAGAAGCAAGCGCTGAGGAAGTTGACAAAGCAATTGATTTAGCAGCATTTCGTCAAGATATTGAGCATTTACAAGACGGGTTAAATACGCTTGTTGGAGAAAAAGGAGTAGCGCTATCCGGAGGACAAAAACAACGTATATCCATTGCACGGGCGCTTTTAGCAAACCCAGAAATTTTAATTTTAGATGATGCTCTATCTGCCGTGGATGCTAAAACGGAATCAGCCATTATTGAAAATATTCGTGCTGAACGTGAAGGCAAAACGACCTTCATTGTTACACACCGACTTTCAGCGGTCGAACATGCAGACGTTATTTTAGTTATGGATGAAGGGGAAGTCATTGAACGTGGAAATCACCAAGAACTCGTGAAAAAAGGTGGATGGTACGCGGAGCAATATGATCGCCAACAATTAAGAGGAATTGAACCAGAAAGCGGGGTGATCGCATGA
- a CDS encoding ABC transporter ATP-binding protein, producing MSVGKRLVQYALSSKKIIIIALFMLTIAVATELAGPFIAKKMIDSHILGIEKTWYETTEDEGSVFYKGKWYERSDRASEKGTPKQVLLVGRSYYFLQSPITFDGERSYKGEQVVIKKRDQTASYDATKLTTSQLFTFYKPEVKPLIVLMGIYFLMLAISSVFQYGQHYYLQMSSNSIIRKMRKDVFHHIQKLPISYFDHLPAGKVVARITNDTEAIRELYVTFLATFFSSTIYIIGIFIALAILDVKLAMICMVIVPILGLWMYIYRKYASKYNHVIRARVSDINGMVNESIQGMTIIQAFRRQKETMGEFAQLNNEHFTYQNKLLNLNSLTSHNLVNVLRNLAFVLLIWYFGGASLRAESILSMGVLYAFVDYLNRLFQPITGMVNQLALLEQARVAAERVFELLDEKEEEFVTPTLPRYEGNVEFQDVSFAYKEEEYVLKNISFQANQGETVALVGHTGSGKSSIINLLFRYYDIQKGRIVIDGKDVAHMSKQDLRKHMAIVLQDPFLFTGTIASNVSLEDEHISREQVEKALRDVGAEELLKHLPKGFDEPVIEKGSTLSSGQRQLISFARALAFNPAILVLDEATANIDTETEAVIQKALEIVKQGRTTFVIAHRLSTIQNADQILVLDKGQIVERGNHEELMAQGGKYHHMYQLQKGHSDRSAS from the coding sequence ATGAGCGTAGGAAAACGACTCGTTCAATATGCGTTATCATCTAAAAAAATTATTATCATTGCCTTGTTCATGTTAACCATTGCGGTAGCAACGGAGCTTGCAGGACCATTTATCGCAAAGAAAATGATTGATTCACACATATTAGGCATTGAGAAAACGTGGTACGAAACAACAGAGGATGAAGGCTCTGTGTTTTACAAAGGGAAATGGTATGAACGTTCAGATCGTGCTAGTGAAAAAGGTACGCCGAAGCAAGTATTGCTTGTTGGAAGAAGCTATTACTTTTTACAATCCCCTATCACTTTTGACGGAGAACGTTCTTATAAGGGGGAGCAAGTCGTCATAAAAAAACGTGATCAAACGGCTTCTTATGATGCGACAAAGCTTACAACATCTCAGCTTTTTACCTTTTACAAGCCAGAAGTGAAACCTCTCATTGTATTAATGGGCATATACTTTTTGATGCTTGCTATTTCATCTGTTTTTCAATACGGACAGCATTACTATCTGCAAATGTCATCAAACAGCATCATACGAAAAATGAGAAAGGACGTTTTTCATCATATTCAGAAGCTGCCTATTTCATATTTTGATCATCTTCCAGCAGGGAAGGTTGTAGCGCGAATCACGAATGATACAGAAGCTATTCGAGAATTATATGTGACGTTTTTAGCGACGTTTTTCTCTAGCACCATCTATATCATTGGTATTTTTATTGCCCTTGCGATATTGGATGTAAAGCTCGCGATGATTTGTATGGTCATTGTACCAATATTAGGGCTATGGATGTACATTTACCGAAAATACGCGTCCAAGTATAATCACGTCATTCGTGCTCGTGTCAGTGATATTAATGGGATGGTTAATGAATCGATTCAGGGTATGACGATTATTCAAGCATTTCGTCGTCAGAAAGAAACGATGGGTGAATTCGCGCAGTTAAACAACGAGCATTTTACGTATCAAAATAAATTATTAAACCTTAATTCCTTAACGTCGCACAACTTAGTAAATGTGCTGCGTAACTTAGCTTTTGTGCTGTTGATTTGGTATTTTGGTGGGGCTTCTCTAAGAGCAGAGAGCATTTTATCTATGGGAGTTCTGTATGCCTTTGTTGATTATTTAAACCGCTTATTCCAACCGATTACGGGAATGGTAAATCAGCTAGCGCTGCTTGAGCAAGCACGCGTAGCGGCAGAACGCGTATTTGAGCTACTCGATGAAAAAGAAGAGGAATTTGTGACGCCAACGCTTCCTCGTTATGAAGGAAATGTAGAGTTTCAGGACGTATCTTTTGCCTATAAAGAAGAGGAATATGTGTTAAAGAACATTTCGTTTCAAGCAAATCAGGGAGAAACGGTGGCGCTTGTTGGACATACGGGTTCAGGTAAAAGTTCGATTATTAACTTATTGTTCCGCTATTACGATATTCAGAAGGGCCGTATTGTAATTGATGGAAAAGATGTGGCTCACATGTCAAAACAGGATTTGCGAAAACATATGGCTATTGTGTTGCAGGATCCATTTCTGTTCACAGGTACAATCGCAAGCAACGTTAGCTTAGAAGACGAACACATTTCACGTGAGCAAGTGGAAAAAGCATTGCGAGACGTTGGAGCTGAGGAGTTATTGAAGCATTTGCCGAAGGGCTTTGATGAACCAGTGATTGAAAAAGGAAGTACCCTCTCGTCCGGACAGCGACAATTGATTTCGTTTGCAAGAGCCTTAGCTTTTAATCCGGCCATTCTCGTATTAGATGAAGCAACCGCAAATATTGATACGGAAACAGAGGCTGTGATTCAAAAAGCATTAGAGATTGTTAAGCAAGGGCGAACGACGTTTGTCATTGCTCACAGATTATCAACGATTCAAAATGCCGATCAAATTCTCGTGTTAGATAAAGGGCAAATCGTTGAGCGCGGCAATCATGAAGAATTAATGGCACAGGGCGGGAAATATCATCACATGTATCAATTACAAAAAGGTCATTCTGATCGTTCAGCTAGCTAA
- a CDS encoding NAD(P)-dependent oxidoreductase: MNIALLGATGRVGSDILSLALSEHRVKALVRDSSNVTEGNHPHLTLIEGNALNKLDLIKTIKNADVVISALNTDGENVLSETMPLIIESMKQHDVKRLITIGTAGILQSRTEPHLYRFQSSESKRRSTRAAEDHLKAYLMLQESDLHWTIVCPTYLPDGERTGTYRFEKDVLPEGGVKITVGDTADFAYKQLHDSSFIQSRVGLSY, encoded by the coding sequence ATGAATATTGCATTGTTAGGTGCCACTGGTCGAGTTGGTTCCGATATTTTATCACTAGCATTATCAGAGCATCGTGTAAAAGCACTGGTTCGCGATTCGTCAAACGTAACGGAGGGAAATCATCCTCATTTAACGTTAATAGAGGGGAATGCCCTTAATAAATTGGATTTAATAAAGACAATTAAAAACGCAGACGTCGTCATTAGTGCACTCAATACAGACGGAGAAAACGTACTGTCTGAAACAATGCCTTTAATTATTGAGTCCATGAAGCAGCATGATGTAAAGCGACTGATTACAATCGGAACTGCGGGAATTTTACAGTCGCGTACTGAACCGCATCTTTACCGATTTCAGTCTTCAGAATCAAAGCGACGTTCCACAAGAGCCGCTGAAGATCATTTAAAAGCTTATTTAATGCTTCAAGAGTCTGATCTCCATTGGACGATTGTGTGCCCCACTTATTTACCTGATGGGGAACGCACAGGGACATATCGTTTTGAAAAAGACGTTCTGCCTGAAGGTGGAGTGAAAATTACCGTAGGAGATACGGCTGACTTTGCTTATAAGCAGCTCCATGATTCTTCATTTATTCAATCACGGGTAGGTCTTTCCTATTGA
- a CDS encoding hemolysin family protein, translating into MGDLPLSQMMVVLFMVGVAFGVSFVEAAMKKTSKVRLKNFLDDQPFQKKQSVYILQHFDRVHASTVISKNVLTIIVISLSASIFIHFLGESIGVLVSVLCMMAFVLFFLEALPAIVVGKRAEKTVVALSTIIISTNIVFLPVTYCFSILHRFFSKGVVLPSVTEQEIKVLVDISEEEGIIDNREKELVHRSLEFDEILVGEILTPRTDVIAVEISQPLEEIRDLFLEQRYSRIPVYQDHIDNIIGILSEREFLSELVKGNNVEISSLVRQPIYVVESMKISVLLPELQQNKVHLAVVVDEFGGTSGIVTLEDILEEIVGEIWDEHDEAVKNVHRIDEHNYQFNAELSLDEFVKMLNITQPESSYHTLGGWVFEQFERIPLKGERFQYEDMVLTVDHVENRRIRKVLVKIMNPNF; encoded by the coding sequence TTGGGAGATCTGCCGCTGAGTCAAATGATGGTTGTGCTGTTTATGGTTGGAGTAGCTTTTGGTGTTTCTTTTGTAGAAGCTGCCATGAAGAAAACATCTAAAGTCCGGTTAAAAAACTTTCTTGATGATCAACCTTTTCAAAAGAAACAGTCCGTCTATATCTTACAGCACTTTGACCGTGTACATGCTAGTACGGTCATTAGCAAAAATGTTCTCACGATTATTGTTATTTCTCTATCCGCCTCTATATTTATCCATTTTTTGGGGGAGTCGATCGGGGTACTTGTAAGCGTATTATGTATGATGGCGTTCGTTCTTTTTTTTCTAGAGGCACTACCTGCTATTGTGGTAGGGAAGCGAGCAGAAAAAACAGTCGTTGCTCTGTCGACTATTATCATTAGCACGAATATTGTTTTTTTACCCGTTACATATTGTTTTTCAATTCTTCATCGCTTCTTTTCGAAAGGAGTCGTTTTACCTTCTGTGACAGAGCAGGAGATTAAGGTTCTGGTGGATATCAGTGAAGAAGAAGGAATTATCGATAATCGTGAAAAAGAACTCGTGCATCGTTCCTTGGAGTTTGATGAAATTTTAGTCGGAGAAATCTTAACTCCTCGAACAGATGTCATTGCGGTAGAAATCAGTCAGCCGCTAGAAGAAATTCGCGATCTCTTTTTAGAGCAGCGATATTCTCGAATTCCTGTGTATCAGGATCATATTGATAACATTATTGGCATTTTATCGGAGCGAGAATTTTTGAGTGAGCTCGTGAAGGGGAATAACGTAGAGATTTCTTCATTGGTTCGTCAGCCTATTTATGTAGTGGAGTCGATGAAAATTTCCGTGTTATTACCGGAGCTACAGCAAAATAAAGTTCATCTTGCAGTCGTAGTGGATGAGTTTGGTGGCACATCAGGTATTGTGACTTTAGAAGATATATTAGAGGAGATTGTCGGTGAAATTTGGGATGAGCACGACGAAGCAGTGAAGAACGTTCATCGAATTGACGAGCATAATTATCAGTTTAATGCGGAGTTATCGTTAGATGAGTTTGTAAAAATGTTAAATATTACGCAACCAGAGAGCTCTTATCATACGCTTGGTGGATGGGTGTTTGAACAGTTTGAGCGAATACCACTAAAAGGAGAACGATTTCAATATGAAGACATGGTGCTGACTGTTGATCATGTAGAAAATAGAAGAATTAGGAAAGTGTTAGTGAAAATCATGAATCCGAATTTCTGA
- a CDS encoding amino acid ABC transporter substrate-binding protein, which produces MKKLLSMLVVISSLVLVLAACGTSDKSDNAGADLYKEVKKSGELKIGTEGTYPPFTFNKGGKLTGFDVDIAREVAKRLGVKPVFVQTQWDSLFAGLNAKRFDVIANEVGIRKDRQKKYDFSDPYISSAAVLVTAKNNKDIKDFKDLKGKKAAQSLTSNYRKIAEDNGADIVGIEGLTQSMDLITQGRVDATVNDKLAILDYLNRKPNSAVKIVKEEKDSAESAFLFRKDSDKLVKEVNKALADMKKDGTYDKISKKWFGEDVSPK; this is translated from the coding sequence ATGAAAAAGTTACTATCAATGCTGGTTGTAATCAGTAGTTTAGTGCTTGTATTAGCAGCTTGTGGTACAAGTGATAAATCTGATAATGCCGGTGCAGATCTATACAAAGAAGTGAAAAAGTCAGGAGAATTAAAAATTGGTACAGAAGGTACATATCCTCCTTTCACTTTTAATAAAGGCGGGAAATTAACAGGATTTGACGTTGATATTGCCCGCGAAGTAGCAAAACGCTTAGGTGTAAAACCTGTGTTTGTTCAAACGCAGTGGGACAGCCTGTTTGCAGGATTAAATGCTAAACGTTTTGACGTAATTGCCAACGAAGTTGGAATTCGAAAGGATCGCCAAAAGAAATATGATTTCTCAGATCCGTACATTTCTTCAGCTGCCGTACTTGTAACGGCGAAAAACAACAAGGACATCAAAGATTTTAAAGACTTAAAAGGCAAAAAAGCGGCGCAGTCTCTAACAAGTAACTACCGTAAAATTGCCGAAGACAACGGTGCAGACATTGTCGGGATCGAAGGCTTAACGCAATCAATGGACTTAATTACACAAGGACGTGTAGATGCAACGGTAAATGATAAGCTAGCGATTTTAGATTATTTAAACCGTAAGCCTAATTCAGCAGTTAAAATTGTGAAAGAAGAAAAAGATTCTGCCGAAAGCGCGTTTTTATTCCGTAAAGACAGCGACAAGCTTGTTAAAGAAGTAAACAAAGCATTAGCAGATATGAAAAAAGACGGCACATACGACAAGATTTCGAAGAAATGGTTTGGCGAAGATGTTTCTCCTAAATAA